Proteins found in one Streptococcus iniae genomic segment:
- a CDS encoding cyclodeaminase/cyclohydrolase family protein, whose translation MALVDLTLTDFAQVLGSDAPAPGGGSAAALSAANGISLTKMVCELTIGKKKYEEFQDVIKGVHQEAQELQTELLAAIDKDTEAFNLVSAVFDLPKETDDDKAKRRKAMQNALKEATKSPFSMMKKILTALETTEKAVGKSNTNAASDLGVAALNLKAGLQGAWLNVLINLSGIKDEAFVSEYRDNGQKLLEKGSQLADSIYSDVLKRL comes from the coding sequence ATGGCATTAGTTGATTTAACACTGACTGATTTTGCTCAAGTTTTAGGGTCTGACGCCCCAGCTCCTGGTGGTGGATCAGCTGCAGCATTATCAGCAGCAAATGGGATTTCACTAACTAAGATGGTTTGTGAATTAACCATAGGCAAAAAGAAATATGAAGAATTCCAAGATGTGATTAAAGGAGTTCATCAAGAAGCTCAAGAATTACAAACAGAATTGTTAGCTGCAATTGACAAAGATACAGAAGCTTTTAACCTTGTTTCAGCAGTCTTTGATTTACCTAAAGAAACTGATGATGATAAAGCTAAAAGACGCAAAGCGATGCAAAATGCATTGAAAGAAGCAACAAAATCACCATTTTCAATGATGAAAAAAATACTTACTGCACTTGAAACAACTGAAAAAGCAGTTGGTAAATCAAATACAAACGCTGCTAGTGATTTAGGGGTTGCGGCTTTAAATCTTAAAGCTGGCTTACAAGGGGCATGGCTAAATGTACTCATTAACCTATCAGGTATTAAAGATGAAGCTTTTGTTAGTGAATATCGTGATAATGGTCAAAAATTATTAGAAAAAGGTAGTCAATTAGCAGATTCTATTTATTCAGATGTATTAAAACGATTATAA
- a CDS encoding formate--tetrahydrofolate ligase codes for MVLSDIDIANSVDMKPIVDVAKALGIDEEDLTLYGKYKAKIDSHQLQALKDKKDGKLILVTAISPTPAGEGKTTTSVGLVDALSHIGKKAVIALREPSLGPVFGVKGGAAGGGHAQVVPMEDINLHFTGDFHAIGIANNLLAALIDNHIHHGNSLGIDSRRITWKRVVDMNDRQLRHIVNGLQGKVNGVPREDGYDITVASEIMAILCLSESISDLKARLEKIIIGYNFQGEPVTAGDLKAAGAMAALLKEAIHPNIVQTLEHTPALIHGGPFANIAHGCNSVLATKLALKYADYTVTEAGFGADLGAEKFIDIKCRLSGIRPSAVVLVATIRALKMHGGVQKADLVTENVEAVLNGLPNLDKHLETIQEVYGLPVVVAINKFPLDTEAELQAVYDACEKRQVDVVISDVWANGGAGGAELAEKVVALAEQENNFSFVYDEDDSIETKLTKIVTKVYGGKGISLTPAAKKEMAELERLGFGSYPICMAKTQYSFSDDAKKLGAPKDFTVKISNLKVSAGAGFIVALTGAVMTMPGLPKVPASEKIDIDDQGNISGLF; via the coding sequence ATGGTGCTTTCAGATATAGATATAGCAAATTCTGTTGATATGAAGCCTATTGTTGATGTTGCAAAAGCATTAGGAATAGACGAAGAAGATTTGACACTTTATGGCAAGTATAAAGCTAAAATTGATTCACATCAGCTACAAGCCCTTAAAGATAAAAAAGATGGCAAATTAATTCTAGTAACTGCTATCTCACCGACACCAGCAGGAGAAGGAAAAACAACGACTTCTGTTGGCTTAGTGGATGCCCTTTCACATATTGGTAAAAAGGCTGTCATTGCCTTACGTGAACCTTCGCTTGGACCAGTATTTGGTGTTAAAGGTGGAGCTGCCGGTGGTGGACACGCGCAAGTTGTTCCAATGGAAGATATTAACCTTCATTTTACTGGGGACTTCCATGCAATTGGAATTGCAAATAATTTATTGGCAGCTTTAATTGACAATCATATTCATCATGGTAATAGCCTAGGGATTGATTCTCGTCGCATTACTTGGAAGCGTGTTGTGGACATGAATGATCGCCAATTGCGTCATATTGTGAATGGCTTACAAGGCAAAGTTAATGGTGTTCCACGCGAAGATGGTTACGATATTACAGTTGCATCAGAAATCATGGCAATTCTATGTTTGTCAGAATCTATTTCTGATTTGAAAGCACGGCTTGAAAAGATTATTATTGGCTATAATTTTCAAGGAGAGCCTGTGACAGCAGGTGATTTAAAAGCAGCAGGTGCAATGGCTGCTCTCTTAAAAGAAGCCATCCATCCAAATATTGTCCAAACACTTGAACACACACCAGCATTAATCCATGGTGGGCCATTTGCAAACATTGCTCATGGGTGTAACAGTGTGCTTGCCACAAAACTAGCATTGAAATATGCTGACTATACTGTAACCGAAGCAGGTTTTGGGGCAGACCTCGGCGCAGAAAAATTCATCGATATTAAATGTCGACTATCAGGAATTAGGCCATCAGCAGTTGTCCTTGTTGCAACTATCAGAGCATTGAAAATGCATGGCGGTGTTCAAAAGGCGGATTTAGTTACTGAAAATGTTGAAGCAGTTCTTAATGGACTACCAAACTTAGATAAACACTTGGAAACTATTCAAGAAGTTTATGGTTTGCCAGTAGTTGTTGCCATCAATAAATTCCCACTTGATACAGAAGCTGAGTTGCAAGCAGTGTATGATGCCTGTGAAAAACGTCAAGTAGATGTCGTTATATCAGACGTTTGGGCAAATGGTGGTGCAGGTGGAGCTGAATTAGCTGAAAAAGTTGTAGCTCTTGCAGAACAAGAAAATAACTTCAGCTTTGTCTATGATGAAGATGATTCTATTGAAACTAAACTAACTAAGATTGTTACTAAAGTCTATGGGGGTAAAGGTATTTCATTAACCCCAGCAGCTAAAAAAGAGATGGCAGAACTTGAAAGACTTGGATTTGGCTCTTATCCAATTTGTATGGCAAAAACGCAATATTCATTCTCAGATGATGCTAAAAAACTTGGCGCACCAAAAGACTTTACTGTTAAGATTTCAAACCTTAAAGTTTCAGCAGGTGCAGGCTTTATTGTGGCATTAACTGGTGCAGTAATGACAATGCCAGGACTACCTAAAGTACCTGCCAGTGAGAAAATCGATATTGACGATCAAGGCAATATTAGTGGTTTATTTTAA
- the ftcD gene encoding glutamate formimidoyltransferase, with amino-acid sequence MSKIVECIPNFSEGRNQEVIDGLVKTAKSIPGVTLLDYSSDASHNRSVFTLVGDDNSIQEVAFQLIKYASETIDMTKHQGEHPRMGATDVCPFVPIKEITTEECVEISKKVAERVNTELNIPIFLYEDSASRPERQNLAKVRKGQFEGMADKLLEEDWAPDFGDRKIHPTAGVTAIGARMPLVAFNVNLDTDNVEVAKSIAKIIRGSSGGYKYCKGIGLMLEDRNIAQVSMNMVNFEKCSLYRTFETIKFEAKRYGVNIIGSEIIGLAPAKALVDVAEYYLQVEDFDYGKQILENHLLG; translated from the coding sequence ATGTCAAAAATTGTTGAATGTATCCCAAACTTTTCAGAAGGAAGAAATCAAGAGGTTATTGATGGCTTGGTAAAAACTGCCAAAAGTATTCCCGGTGTGACCTTATTAGATTATTCTTCTGATGCTAGTCATAACCGCAGTGTTTTTACGCTTGTAGGTGATGACAATAGTATCCAAGAAGTAGCATTCCAACTCATCAAATATGCTAGTGAAACTATAGATATGACAAAACATCAAGGTGAACACCCTCGTATGGGGGCAACAGATGTTTGTCCATTTGTACCCATTAAAGAAATCACAACTGAAGAATGTGTTGAGATTTCTAAAAAAGTTGCAGAACGTGTTAATACTGAATTGAATATTCCAATTTTCTTATATGAAGATTCAGCAAGTCGTCCGGAACGTCAAAATCTTGCGAAAGTTCGTAAAGGGCAATTTGAAGGCATGGCTGACAAACTTTTGGAAGAGGATTGGGCACCTGATTTTGGTGACAGAAAAATTCATCCTACTGCTGGTGTAACTGCAATTGGTGCTCGTATGCCGCTAGTAGCATTTAATGTTAACTTAGATACAGATAATGTTGAAGTTGCTAAAAGTATTGCTAAAATTATCCGTGGTTCAAGTGGTGGCTACAAATACTGTAAAGGGATTGGCTTGATGTTAGAAGATCGTAACATTGCCCAAGTGTCAATGAATATGGTTAATTTTGAAAAATGTTCCCTTTATCGCACATTCGAAACCATTAAGTTTGAAGCAAAACGTTATGGTGTTAATATTATTGGTTCTGAAATCATTGGTCTTGCTCCGGCTAAGGCTTTAGTTGATGTTGCTGAATATTATCTCCAAGTAGAAGATTTTGACTATGGCAAACAAATTTTAGAAAATCATTTATTGGGATAG
- a CDS encoding HutD family protein, whose amino-acid sequence MAKQYVLEPKSFVMSDWSGGKTKELYLFPPTSRYLNRDFEFRLSTASVSLEETTFSDLSGYHRIIMTLDHPMTLINHTSHKTVDLHPFQAYYFEGSDRIRSIGKCTDFNFIFNDDYCGQLMAITSNNDPICNSQSIQMVYSLCDVTYQINYGDKQMLKANHLLVIEKEPPKKACHIQLTSEKQKDVAIAVWAGLSYRRGFGLHDERLFKEEHYYGFN is encoded by the coding sequence ATGGCTAAACAATATGTTTTAGAACCAAAATCGTTTGTAATGTCAGATTGGTCTGGAGGGAAAACAAAAGAACTTTATCTTTTCCCTCCAACGAGTCGCTATTTAAATAGAGATTTTGAGTTTAGACTATCAACGGCAAGTGTATCTCTTGAAGAAACAACTTTTTCTGACTTAAGTGGTTATCACAGAATTATTATGACCCTTGATCATCCCATGACTTTAATCAATCATACTAGCCATAAAACAGTGGACTTACATCCATTTCAAGCATATTACTTTGAAGGGAGCGATAGGATAAGAAGTATTGGAAAATGTACTGACTTTAATTTCATTTTTAATGATGACTACTGTGGCCAATTAATGGCTATCACTAGCAATAATGATCCTATATGTAACAGTCAGTCTATTCAAATGGTCTATTCTTTGTGTGATGTGACTTATCAAATTAATTATGGTGATAAGCAAATGCTCAAAGCCAACCATTTATTAGTAATAGAAAAAGAACCCCCCAAAAAAGCATGTCACATTCAATTGACAAGCGAAAAACAAAAGGATGTCGCTATAGCAGTTTGGGCAGGATTATCCTACAGAAGAGGATTTGGTTTGCATGATGAAAGGCTCTTTAAGGAGGAGCATTATTATGGATTCAACTAA
- the hutI gene encoding imidazolonepropionase yields MVADLLLVHFNQIFCPNDPGHPLFGHQMKEANIIENGYIAIKDGVILEVGSGEPQEALIGNKTKIISYQGKIATPGLIDCHTHLVYGGSREHEFSQKLNGVSYLDILAQGGGILSTVRATRKASFDNLYDKSKRLLDYMLLHGVTTVEAKSGYGLNWETEKRQLEVTKALDKEHDIDLISTFMAAHAIPQEFKGQSKDYLDLIINDMLPVVKTEKLAEFCDIFCESGVFTAEESHYLLSKAKEMGFKLRIHADEIKSIGGVDVATELGAISAEHLMMITDQGIEKMSQAKVIGNLLPATTFSLMEDTYAPARKMIEKGMAITLSTDSNPGSCPTANMQFVMQLGSYMMKLTPIEILNAVTINAAYSVARQEKIGSFDKGKAADIAIFDAPNIDYIFYFFATNLIHHVYKNGQCVVTNN; encoded by the coding sequence ATGGTCGCTGATTTACTTTTAGTTCATTTTAACCAAATTTTCTGCCCAAATGACCCTGGTCACCCACTTTTTGGCCATCAAATGAAAGAAGCTAATATAATTGAGAATGGCTATATCGCCATAAAAGATGGGGTTATCTTAGAAGTTGGTAGTGGTGAGCCGCAAGAAGCATTGATTGGTAATAAGACGAAAATCATTTCTTATCAGGGAAAAATTGCGACACCTGGTCTTATTGACTGTCACACACATCTGGTCTATGGCGGCAGCCGTGAACATGAATTTTCTCAAAAGTTAAATGGGGTTTCTTACCTAGATATACTAGCTCAAGGCGGGGGAATATTAAGTACTGTAAGAGCAACAAGAAAGGCTTCCTTTGATAATCTTTATGATAAATCCAAACGACTATTAGATTATATGCTTTTGCACGGTGTCACTACTGTTGAAGCCAAAAGTGGTTACGGCCTTAATTGGGAAACTGAAAAAAGGCAGTTAGAGGTTACAAAAGCATTGGATAAAGAACATGATATTGATTTGATTTCAACTTTCATGGCTGCACATGCTATTCCTCAAGAGTTTAAAGGACAGTCCAAGGACTATTTAGACCTGATTATTAATGACATGCTTCCTGTTGTTAAAACAGAAAAGCTTGCTGAATTTTGTGATATTTTCTGCGAAAGTGGTGTTTTCACTGCTGAAGAATCCCATTATCTCCTATCAAAAGCTAAAGAAATGGGCTTTAAATTAAGAATTCATGCTGATGAAATAAAATCAATTGGTGGTGTTGATGTTGCTACTGAATTGGGAGCAATTAGTGCTGAGCATTTAATGATGATTACAGATCAAGGTATTGAAAAAATGAGTCAAGCAAAAGTCATCGGTAATCTCCTTCCGGCAACAACTTTTAGCCTAATGGAAGATACTTATGCACCTGCTCGCAAAATGATTGAAAAAGGTATGGCAATTACCTTATCAACGGATAGCAATCCTGGTTCATGCCCAACAGCAAATATGCAGTTTGTCATGCAATTAGGCTCTTATATGATGAAGCTAACACCTATTGAAATCTTAAACGCCGTTACTATTAATGCTGCCTACTCAGTTGCAAGACAAGAAAAAATTGGCTCCTTCGATAAAGGTAAAGCAGCTGATATTGCTATCTTTGATGCACCAAATATTGATTATATCTTTTATTTCTTTGCTACAAATCTTATCCACCATGTTTATAAAAATGGACAATGCGTCGTTACTAATAATTAA
- a CDS encoding APC family permease, protein MDSTKITEKEREDAKFSLSGATLYGINAVIGSGIFLLPQEIYKGLGPASIAVMLGTAILTIMLAVCFAEVSGYFGKNGGAFQYSKRAFGDFIGFNVGFLGWTVTIFAWAAMAAGFAKMFIITFPAFEGWNIPLSIGLVIMLSLMNIAGLKTSKVLTITATIAKLIPIVAFSVITIFFLKQGMPNFTPFTQLEQGQSLFSAVSKTAVYIFYGFIGFETLSIVAGEMRNPEKNVPRAILGSISIVSVLYMLIIGGTIAMLGSGIMSTDAPVQDAFVKMIGPAGAWLVSIGALISITGLNMGESIMVPRYGAAIANEGLLPAKIAKENKNAAPVVAIMISSGIAIALLLSGTFETLATLSVVFRFFQYIPTALAVIKLRKMEPDANVIFRVPFGPVIPIVAVIVSLIMIVGDNPMNIIYGLIGVIVASTVYYLMHGRKGHARTKVE, encoded by the coding sequence ATGGATTCAACTAAGATTACTGAAAAAGAAAGAGAAGATGCTAAATTTAGTCTAAGTGGAGCGACCTTATACGGAATTAATGCCGTTATTGGTTCTGGTATTTTCTTACTACCACAAGAAATTTATAAAGGCTTAGGCCCAGCATCTATTGCTGTTATGTTAGGAACAGCAATCTTGACAATTATGTTAGCAGTTTGTTTTGCGGAAGTTTCCGGTTACTTTGGTAAAAATGGTGGAGCTTTCCAATATTCTAAACGTGCATTTGGAGATTTCATTGGTTTCAATGTTGGTTTCCTTGGTTGGACTGTTACTATCTTTGCTTGGGCAGCGATGGCAGCAGGTTTTGCTAAAATGTTTATTATCACCTTCCCAGCATTTGAGGGATGGAATATTCCACTTTCAATTGGCCTTGTTATCATGCTTTCATTGATGAACATTGCTGGTTTGAAAACATCTAAAGTCTTGACTATTACAGCAACAATCGCAAAATTAATTCCTATTGTTGCTTTCTCAGTTATCACTATTTTCTTTTTGAAACAAGGGATGCCAAACTTTACCCCATTTACTCAACTAGAACAAGGTCAAAGTTTATTTAGTGCCGTTTCTAAAACAGCAGTTTACATTTTCTACGGTTTTATCGGTTTTGAAACCCTATCTATTGTAGCAGGTGAAATGCGTAACCCAGAAAAAAATGTCCCCCGTGCTATTCTTGGTTCAATTAGTATCGTCTCAGTATTGTACATGCTTATCATTGGTGGTACCATTGCAATGCTTGGTTCTGGAATTATGAGTACAGATGCACCAGTACAAGATGCATTTGTTAAAATGATTGGCCCTGCAGGTGCTTGGTTAGTTTCAATAGGTGCTTTAATCTCTATCACTGGTTTAAATATGGGTGAATCAATTATGGTTCCTCGTTATGGAGCTGCTATTGCAAACGAAGGATTGCTTCCAGCAAAAATTGCTAAAGAAAACAAAAATGCTGCACCAGTTGTTGCCATCATGATTTCAAGTGGTATTGCAATTGCTCTCTTGTTGTCAGGTACATTTGAAACATTAGCGACACTTAGTGTTGTCTTTCGTTTCTTCCAATACATTCCAACAGCTTTAGCTGTTATCAAACTTCGTAAAATGGAACCAGATGCAAATGTTATCTTCCGTGTTCCATTTGGTCCGGTTATTCCAATTGTAGCTGTTATTGTCAGTCTTATTATGATTGTCGGTGATAACCCAATGAATATTATCTATGGTTTAATTGGTGTAATTGTCGCTAGTACAGTTTACTATCTAATGCATGGTCGTAAAGGTCATGCCAGAACAAAAGTGGAGTAA
- a CDS encoding urocanate hydratase encodes MTHYSEADISAAMTVKLDDVLPEKTVFQEGIRRAPDRGFRLSQAQTEVALKNALRYVPKRFHEEVIPEFLEELKTRGRIYGYRWRPKERIYGKPIDDYKGNSVAAKAMQVMIDNNLSFEIALYPYELVTYGETGSVCANWMQYNLIKKYLEVMTDDQTLVVESGHPLGLFKSKPEAPRVIITNGLLVGEYDNMKDWEIAEEMGVTNYGQMTAGGWMYIGPQGIVHGTFNTLLNAGRLKLGVADDGDLTGKLFISSGLGGMSGAQGKAAEIAKAVSIIAEVDDSRIETRHSQGWISQVAETVEEAMKLALDAQEKNETTSIAYHGNIVDLLEYAIKENIHVDLLSDQTSCHNVYDGGYCPVGISFEERTKLLGEDKEKFHEMVDMTLERHFKAIKALTAKGTYFFDYGNAFMKSVFDSGVMEISKNGIDDKDGFIWPSYVEDIMGPMLFDYGYGPFRWCCLSGKHEDLQATDKAAMEVINPERRYQDRDNYNWIRDAEKNQLVVGTEARILYQDCMGRVNIALKFNEMVRDGKIGPVMIGRDHHDVSGTDSPFRETSNIKDGSNVCADMAVQCYAGNAARGMSLVALHNGGGTGIGKAINGGFGLVLDGSERIDEIIKSAIAWDTMGGVARRNWARNDHAIETAIEYNKLNEGTDHITIPYLTDEQLIKDAVAQLFN; translated from the coding sequence ATGACACATTATAGTGAAGCAGATATTTCTGCAGCTATGACCGTAAAATTGGATGATGTTTTACCTGAAAAAACGGTTTTTCAAGAAGGTATTAGACGAGCACCAGATAGGGGATTTCGACTAAGTCAAGCACAAACAGAAGTTGCTTTAAAAAATGCCCTAAGGTATGTTCCAAAAAGATTCCATGAAGAAGTTATTCCAGAATTTCTTGAAGAATTAAAAACAAGAGGCCGTATTTATGGCTATCGTTGGCGTCCAAAAGAAAGGATTTATGGTAAACCAATTGATGATTATAAAGGGAATTCAGTAGCAGCAAAAGCGATGCAAGTTATGATTGATAATAACCTTAGCTTTGAAATTGCCCTCTACCCATACGAGTTAGTCACTTATGGGGAAACAGGTTCAGTTTGTGCCAACTGGATGCAATATAACTTGATAAAAAAATATCTTGAAGTAATGACTGATGACCAAACTTTGGTTGTTGAGTCAGGGCACCCATTAGGTCTTTTTAAATCTAAACCAGAAGCTCCTCGTGTAATCATCACCAACGGATTGCTTGTTGGTGAGTATGATAACATGAAAGATTGGGAAATCGCTGAAGAGATGGGGGTTACAAACTATGGTCAAATGACAGCAGGTGGCTGGATGTATATCGGACCACAAGGTATTGTCCATGGAACATTTAATACCCTTTTGAATGCAGGTCGTTTAAAACTTGGTGTAGCTGATGATGGGGACTTGACTGGTAAGTTATTCATTTCATCAGGTCTTGGCGGTATGAGTGGCGCACAAGGTAAGGCAGCTGAAATTGCTAAAGCAGTATCAATTATTGCTGAAGTAGATGACTCACGTATTGAAACACGTCATTCACAGGGTTGGATTAGTCAAGTAGCAGAAACAGTAGAAGAAGCTATGAAGCTAGCACTTGATGCACAAGAAAAAAATGAAACAACATCAATTGCCTATCATGGTAATATTGTTGACTTGCTTGAATATGCTATAAAAGAAAATATCCATGTTGATCTTTTATCTGATCAAACGTCTTGTCATAATGTTTATGATGGTGGTTACTGTCCAGTAGGCATTAGCTTTGAAGAGAGAACCAAACTTTTAGGTGAAGATAAAGAAAAATTCCATGAAATGGTAGATATGACTTTAGAACGTCATTTCAAAGCAATCAAAGCATTGACTGCAAAAGGGACTTATTTCTTCGATTATGGTAATGCATTTATGAAGTCAGTCTTTGACTCAGGAGTCATGGAAATTTCTAAAAATGGTATTGATGATAAAGACGGCTTTATCTGGCCATCATATGTTGAAGATATCATGGGACCAATGCTGTTTGACTATGGGTATGGGCCATTTCGTTGGTGTTGCTTAAGTGGTAAACACGAAGATCTTCAAGCAACTGATAAAGCTGCAATGGAAGTTATTAACCCAGAAAGACGTTACCAAGATCGCGATAACTATAACTGGATTAGAGATGCTGAAAAGAATCAACTTGTTGTTGGTACCGAAGCTCGCATTCTTTATCAAGATTGTATGGGTCGTGTTAATATCGCGCTTAAATTTAACGAAATGGTTAGAGACGGTAAAATTGGTCCTGTTATGATTGGTCGTGACCACCATGACGTTTCGGGAACAGATTCACCATTTCGTGAAACATCAAATATTAAAGATGGCTCAAATGTATGTGCTGATATGGCTGTTCAATGTTATGCCGGAAATGCTGCGCGTGGTATGAGTTTAGTTGCCCTCCATAATGGTGGTGGTACTGGTATTGGTAAAGCTATCAATGGTGGTTTTGGACTAGTTCTTGATGGTAGTGAACGCATTGACGAAATCATTAAATCAGCTATTGCTTGGGATACTATGGGTGGTGTTGCAAGACGTAACTGGGCTCGTAATGATCATGCTATTGAAACGGCTATTGAATACAATAAACTTAATGAAGGCACAGATCATATTACCATTCCTTACCTCACAGATGAGCAACTAATTAAAGATGCTGTTGCACAATTGTTTAATTAG
- a CDS encoding bifunctional folylpolyglutamate synthase/dihydrofolate synthase, with translation MNYQEALNWIHAKIKLGPKPGLKRMEWLLNAFDNPQRHLPAVHVVGTNGKGSTVAYLQHIFRQSAYRVGTFTSPFIIDFRERIAIDGQMISKADLISLVELVQPVVDSLPEQTDFAPASEFEVVCLMMFLYFTRINSVDIAIIEAGIGGLNDATNMFHALAVVCPSIGLDHQEMLGKTHAEIAYQKASVLKGGEAFIFASQNQSVTQVFHEICQQKNSRAFHLGTDFTILESHASFDFCYKEQVLKNITLKMLGSHQRQNASLAIMVSLILQKAYPKVTLENIRTAIAQTSWVGRTEFLMPQLMLDGAHNNESIDALVKLIQDDYTDKKMHILFAAIKSKPLDSMLDKLSSLGSVFVTTFSFPKALQLDDYPQGYDRIDDYHSFLQEARHSSCDNLYLVTGSLYFISQVRQDFIKMNRVEENDRL, from the coding sequence GTGAATTATCAAGAAGCCTTAAATTGGATACACGCAAAGATAAAACTTGGCCCCAAACCTGGTTTAAAAAGAATGGAATGGTTGTTAAATGCTTTTGACAATCCTCAAAGGCATTTACCAGCTGTTCATGTGGTTGGCACAAATGGTAAAGGCTCAACAGTAGCATATTTGCAGCATATTTTTAGGCAATCAGCTTATCGTGTTGGAACCTTTACCTCCCCATTTATTATTGATTTTAGAGAGAGAATAGCAATTGATGGACAAATGATCTCTAAAGCTGATTTAATTAGCTTGGTTGAGCTTGTTCAACCTGTAGTAGATAGCTTACCTGAACAAACAGACTTTGCACCAGCAAGTGAGTTTGAAGTGGTTTGCTTGATGATGTTTTTATATTTTACTCGCATAAACTCTGTAGATATAGCTATTATAGAAGCTGGAATAGGTGGTCTAAATGATGCGACCAACATGTTCCATGCTTTGGCAGTAGTTTGCCCGTCAATTGGTTTAGACCATCAGGAAATGCTTGGAAAAACGCATGCTGAGATTGCTTATCAAAAGGCTTCTGTTTTAAAGGGAGGAGAAGCCTTTATTTTTGCTAGTCAGAATCAGTCGGTCACTCAAGTTTTTCATGAGATTTGCCAACAAAAAAATAGCAGGGCTTTTCACTTAGGGACTGATTTTACCATTTTGGAATCACATGCTAGTTTTGATTTTTGTTACAAGGAGCAGGTGTTGAAAAATATCACATTGAAAATGCTTGGTTCCCATCAAAGACAAAATGCCAGCTTGGCTATCATGGTAAGCCTTATTCTCCAAAAAGCTTACCCGAAGGTGACTTTAGAAAATATCAGGACAGCAATAGCACAGACAAGTTGGGTGGGGCGTACAGAATTTTTGATGCCGCAATTGATGCTTGATGGGGCGCATAATAATGAGAGTATTGATGCCTTAGTTAAACTCATTCAAGATGACTATACTGATAAGAAAATGCATATCCTTTTTGCAGCAATCAAGTCAAAACCTCTTGATAGCATGCTTGACAAATTGTCTAGTCTGGGATCTGTATTTGTGACCACTTTTTCTTTTCCAAAAGCTTTACAGCTAGATGATTATCCACAAGGCTATGATAGAATTGACGACTATCACAGTTTTTTACAAGAAGCTCGTCATAGTTCTTGTGATAATCTATATCTTGTGACGGGGTCACTTTATTTTATCTCACAGGTAAGGCAAGATTTTATTAAAATGAATAGAGTAGAAGAAAATGATAGATTATGA